Proteins from a genomic interval of Dama dama isolate Ldn47 chromosome 1, ASM3311817v1, whole genome shotgun sequence:
- the LOC133054486 gene encoding olfactory receptor 51G2-like yields MFSCNTSTSGHSTFLLTGFPGLEASHHWVSIPINLICVVSILGNSIILFLINTDPALHEPMYSFLSMLAASDLGLCASTFPTMVRLFWLGVRELPFDLCAAQMFFIHAFTYVESGVLLAMAFDRFVAIRDPLHYASILTHSAMAKVGAAILVRAVLLNLPGPILLRCLLFPQVSVLSHCYCLHCDLVGLACSDTQVNSLVGLVSILVSLGFDSSLIMLSYALILQTVLSIASPGERLKALNTCVSHLCIVLIFYLPKLGLSVLHRVEKHSYPALAVLMANLHFLVPPFMNPIVYCIKSKQIRQGLLKHFQQKRVDVS; encoded by the coding sequence ATGTTCTCCTGCAACACCAGCACTTCTGGTCATTCTACCTTCCTCCTCACTGGCTTCCCAGGTCTGGAAGCTTCTCACCATTGGGTTTCCATCCCCATCAATCTCATCTGTGTGGTTTCCATCCTGGGGAACAGTATCATCCTTTTCCTGATCAACACAGATCCAGCCTTACACGAACCCATGTACAGCTTCCTGTCCATGCTGGCAGCCTCTGATCTGGGCCTCTGTGCCTCCACCTTCCCCACCATGGTGCGGCTCTTCTGGCTGGGTGTTCGCGAGCTGCCCTTCGATCTCTGTGCGGCACAGATGTTCTTCATCCACGCCTTCACCTATGTGGAATCTGGGGTGCTGCTGGCCATGGCCTTTGATCGCTTTGTTGCCATCCGGGACCCTCTGCACTATGCCTCCATTCTTACCCACTCAGCCATGGCCAAAGTGGGGGCTGCCATCCTGGTGAGGGCCGTCCTGCTCAATCTCCCAGGACCCATCCTCCTGCGGTGTCTGCTCTTTCCCCAGGTCAGCGTACTCTCTCACTGCTACTGCCTGCACTGTGACCTTGTGGGACTGGCCTGCTCAGACACTCAGGTCAACAGCCTGGTTGGCCTGGTCTCCATCCTCGTCTCTTTGGGCTTTGACTCCTCCCTCATCATGCTCTCCTACGCCCTGATCCTACAGACTGTGCTGAGCATCGCCTCCCCTGGGGAACGATTAAAGGCACTCAACACCTGTGTCTCACACCTCTGCATTGTTCTCATCTTTTACTTGCCCAAACTGGGGCTGTCAGTTTTGCACCGAGTAGAGAAGCACAGCTACCCTGCTCTGGCAGTGCTCATGGCCAACCTGCACTTCTTGGTGCCACCTTTCATGAACCCCATTGTCTACTGCATCAAGTCTAAGCAGATCCGTCAGGGCCTCTTAAAGCACTTCCAGCAGAAAAGGGTTGATGTCTCTTAG